TAGCCATGTCTACAAAACAAGAGTTAAGTTAATTATGTATAAACATATTATTTCAGAGGTGAGGAGTCACCGCCGGACAAATTACCAATCTTGGCATGTTAGCTGAAGATTAGAGGCGGCAAAATCAACTCATACTTTAGTAATATGTCCAACTAAACTAAATTTAAATGACTAATTTGTTGACTGTTGATCCGACGGATTGACCTAGAAATGATCCATTAAGCTACTGGATCAACACAAATCATAGTATAACCAATCGGTAAAAATACAACCAAAATTCAAACGCACAAAATTAAATTTGAAGATTGAAGACAATGTAAAATCTGAAGAATTTAAGCTAAGGATTTGAGAAAAATGCATTAACCTTCACATTTTGTTTTATCAAtaagcaaaataaaaaaaatgatggGAGGTTGGTTCACGTAGAGACAGTTGGGTTATGACCCGATGACCGAAATTGAAATAATTGGGTCGTGGTCTGTCTTAACCCGCATATAGAAGTTTGACTCAACCCGCCTGTTTACCATCTCTAGTTATGGATGATCAAAGTATAAGATTGAAacaatgaatttcattgtttttTTGTTTATACATACCTTTGAAGTATAAGATATTGAAGTAGCCAGATTAGTTGCAGCCTCAGGGGTAAGCCTTGCTTTAAGCATGTTGTAATCATTCTCACACAATGTGATAACCTATAACAATAacagcaatatatatatatttgaaacgGAAGTTGTTGGAGAAAATTCACTATACAATTTAGTGACTGAATATTAATGATACCTGAATTCCATCTTTGCATAAAGCAAGGGCAATGAAATAAGCTACTTTTGATAAATGGCCACCAAGAACCACTTGAGTAGTTCCTTTAGGAATTGAGTTTAGAACCACAGCAACTGCTAGGCTACTTCCATCAACCAACTTCACTTTAAGTTCTGGATTCCTTTTTATGTATTGTTCACCATTCATATTTAGTAGCTCCTATCAAATTTCAATGTACAAATACATTAGCTCAAGTAACTCATCACTTTCTCTAGCCAATATTTAGTGAATTAGCTGCACATTATGGAATATCAGAGAATAGATTATTTTTTCTGGTTATAGACAATTGATAACAGCTAACAAAATTTGAAGTGCAAACAAGCATCATTTGAATGAGTTTAAGTTTTATCGCACTGGTGGATGGAAAATATTCAGGTCATTGATAAGGTAATTACATGTAAATCTTCATAATAAATATAAACTAATAACTTGATAAAAATGATAAGTAACCTGCTATCACATGTTAAATTTATTAATAGCGCACAAAAATCTATATAACTTAAATTCCATTTGAATCATTGACTTATTTTTTAACTTACCTGATTTAAAAGTCCTAGAGTCAAAACCTTTACGCCTTTCTGATCTGCTTCTTTGATGGCTTTCTCCATCAAATTGCTAATAGACTCTCTTTGCCATGGCATAAAGTACTGCAACAAAATCAAGGAAAAGGCAACAAATTACTTATCGAATTTATGGTATATATGTTTAAGACTACAAGTTTCAAATGTCTTTTattctttcttaaactttgtgttcAATTAAACTACGCTACATAAATGAAACAAAGGGAGTATGCAGTGCATATTCTTACTTGTACGCGATATTTTGGAACGATCCAAGTTTGCAATTTGAGATTCTTGAATATGTTTCTCTCAACAATAAATGCATGGCCATAAAACCATGTAAACATCGTAGACCACAAAGTGATTGGCCACATTACTGGAAAATACCATTTTGAGGTGTGAGGTTCTGAGGCCAAGGATGCAAATCCTAGGCGGAGATGGTAGATGGATTCTGCAGTTGTTAGATGTGTTAAATGCACCACATCAGGCGATTCGCCTACCCTCTCTAGTGATTTTTCATATAATGTATCTGAAGATTTGTCCAATGTGTTGTAAATATAGTCATACATTGGCATAAAAAGTGAGTAATTTGTTCTGAATTGAGTGTGATGCAGTGAGTGGTACCTGTGTCATCAAAGAATTGAAGTTAATTGAATTCATTCTGTGAAATTGTAAGAATTTTTTTGTGATTATTTACCTATCTAGCAAATCTTCAATAGAACCTTTTTTTTTGTTGGGATGGGTTAAAGTTTAAAGCAAAGTCCAATCTATGCTTTTTCTGGTTTAACTATCGGGTATCTAATATTCATTAGTCGAACTAATTAGGATTTGTGCCATGTAGGGTTCATTAAAGTAAGAATGCTTCCTGCCGGCGGAAGTTTCTCCATTCCTACTGCTCTAAATAGCTATGAGTAACAATTGTACCTTTAAATGTGTTCAACTCACATCTTGGGGTCCCATAACCGTGGAGAGAACGTAACGATCATGGAAATAACTCGGGAAAAGATTAAAACTTTTTGTACAGTACTAGTGTTTAtcttaaatttcaaaatttagacaaggtgggttgctatgatggtaagcaccctccacttccaaccaagaggttgtgagttcgagtcaccccaagagcaaggtggggagttcttggagggaaggatgccgagtttctattggaaacagcctctctacccagggtaggggtaaggtatgcgtacacactaccctccccagaccccactagtgagattatactgggttgttgttgttgttgtaatatatATGGAGTATTTTATTTTCTCATTCTCGGTTAGAGAAAAGAGAGCTCATTTGTTTGCACAAATAACATTAAATACTAGGCGTCAAATATTAACCAAGAGCATGCTACTTTTAAATTTTGAAAATTCTCATCACCATTGAACGGTAAGTTGAAAGGCATACAGAATTTCAATATcaaacttcaaaaaaaaaaaagaaattcttACAATCCAAATGATAAGGGATAAAATAAATGAGTATAACGCAGCTGGAAAGAATGTGTCGATATCACCTTATCCATGAATTTATGCACGAcaagcattcattaattcatgaaGATAAGGTGGTATCAACAAGATAACAAATTCCTTCATTGTATTCTATATTCTATTATTTTTTCACCTTATCATTTGGACCACCATGAATGTATGTAAGGATTTGTTTTTTCATAATGTTGGTATTGAAATTTTGTATGATCAaatgaaaagtatttttttttaagagAACGTTGGattggtttggttggtttttgGGAGGTGATAGATAATTTTTTTGGGGGATGCTCTTTAGTGCATTTTTTAAAGTGGAATTAAGGTGGAAAGTTTCACAGTAGTAACCCAGCtcgctagtgatattgtccgctctgAATCTATGCCCTCACGGCCGATGTACGACTCTATCTAAAGTCCGGGGTATTACATACACCCCCTCTTATGGACTCAACGTCCTAGACTCAACATTAAGGTTTGCCCCGCCTAAACTCTGATCCACCATCGGCAAGGCTGACAGAAGAGTGGCTCGGATACCATCTGTAGCAGCCCAacccgctagtgatattgtccgctctggGCCTAGGCCCTCATAGGTTTAAAATGCGCCACTAGGGTCTAAGTTTAATTAACTTATATACCCATCATCCCTCTTATTAACTTACCCATTATTTTGAATTGGACGAATAGTAGAAGCAAGATGTTAAAGATTTGTACTTAATTGGTCTTGATAAAAGTAAGATGGAAGGTTAAGACTTACGAGGGTGTATACATTAAGTACTTGAGAGGTGGAAAGACAGAGAAAATCCACTTAGGAATAAGTTCAAAGTTGCAGTGTCCCAAGTTGTTCATGAAATCAATGTAAGTGATGTAACCCCCAAGTGCCACTATTGAAGCAGTCCCAGTAAGTACTGCTGTGAGCATTGGGATGGCAAACAGCGCGAAATACGCTACATGCTCTGCAAATGGATGAATCACGGCTGCCAAAAAGAAGAATATTTATCAAACACATAGCTAACTAAATTACTACAAGTAATATGATTTGCATTTTAGATATCTACAGTAACAAGTTTAAAGATTTTTATACTATGAAGTTTAATATGTATTAGCAGGTTCAATGACGCACGTAGGCATGATTTTTCTTAAGCGTGCCAATacttaaataaattaataaatgaATAAATCACTATAATGACAAGCGATAACTCTGAATGCAGGCTGCTAATGTAAAATTGGGCAAACCAACGATCAAGCACACTTATAAAGCGGCAAATGCATTAGCAAAAGAAGGAGCCAAGAAAAAGGTTTTTGGAAGGCCAGCAATGCTGATAGTTCCTCCTGTGTATATTATTGACGTTTTTTGGACAGACATTCTAGGAACTACAAATCAAAGACTAATTTTAACTTGTAATAATACTAGCACTGAAGCTTTGGTTTGGTGTTCTATTTTGACTGGGGATACCATGTAAAATATGTTCTGTTGTTGCATCATATAGATTCAATCCATTTGGTGGGGTGCAGTTTTAGCTGGAAATTAAAGTTGGCAACCTATGATGGCTAGCTAGCTAGCAGGCAGGTCTTACTACTTAATAACGGTCATCTTAAAATATTGAGGCGAATTGAGTAATTTAAATTTAATGAGTTTAACATCCAGGTTCTTACTGTTAAATCCACAACATTTTTAAAATTACATGTTCAACGTTtaatattttcctaaaaaaaaatatgattatttatgtGTATACACACGCTGTGTCGAAAATACTTGTTTGGTTGAACCCATTAATTATATACTACATCCATATCATTGGTTATCACCTTTAGTCTTAGGATCTTATAACTTCTGGCACTAACAATGCATAACAATTTACACCATTAGATTAACACGATCTATTGCAATGGATAATTAACCTAATTtagtaatttagaaaataaagtaaataacCTAGTATAATGAGTTAAAATGCATTGAAAATGTAAACATATATTATTTCGTTCCACTATcgatgtatataagttaaatatattttcAGTTAATAGATGAAACAGAAGTAGGAAATGGGAGATGGCTTACAAGTTATGGGCTCTGTGACAATAGAGGAATGGTGATGAGAGTGATAGCGAGAGTAAAGGAAATGATGGTGCAAAGATCTGTGAAGCCAATAATAGAGAAATTCCACAGGACCAATATGAATCAAAGCTGTCAAAATTATCCCATCAGTCCTCCAAAATGGAATATGATGAGACTGCTCCAACTTCATATATCCATAATAGAATAAGAGACCATTAAATATGATCTGATCATCCCTGCAAACATAAGATCGATAAACATGAATCATATTCTTTGCACTTCAATTTGCATTTAGATTTTCTTTTTTTGGAGCCCAATTCCCACTCCTTTTGAGCTTGGTCCAAAAATAGCATTGTCGTTAAGGAGTTCAATTGAATCCCTTTTAGACGAAAAGTTATATTATCAAAATAGATAAAAGAATATTTTGTATACATATAAAATGTATCCACTCCTTGGCATATGAAAAAAATATAGTGTAATGGCAAATATGAGCAAAAATTGATTTAAGTCGTAAGTTCAAAAtcctttttttttgggggggggggggggggagcagaAATGAGGGAGGGATGATATGATTGAGAATCAAATCTTCACTAATAAGGTAAAAGTTTAGAGGTACCTAACCAACTGAGCTACTATGATTTCTCATAAGTTCAAATCTTAGGTATTTATCATTTATGCATTTTCTAAAAACACTTTGTTAATAGTTTTGATTCCGCtgcatttaaaataaaaataaaaataacactgCAAGCTGTATGTAGAAGATATGTTTCTCTATAACAAGGTCTAGGTATGCCCCTGCCAATATTTTAGGGGGATACTCCTAAACTGTTagatcataaatttcatgttcaaaaaagtcttataaaataataatataaaatatatgtatgatcgtgtataattaatgtataatctatatatataccCGCTAAAATAGTAAATAATGAATTTGATTGGCTATGTGCAAAAAATCCCATTTAATTATACACCGCTAGATTAGATCTTCCTTCTTACTGGCGGAAGGAGGCCAAAATGACGTACCACCCATTCATAAATGTTAACAACTGAATAGTGGGATCTAACCCGTAAAAATAGGGCCATCGTATCCAAGTATTTATGATAAAATAAAACATAGAAAATAATTGTAGACATTGCCGCTGACATTATCAAGAACTGTAcatagaaaaaataattaatttttttttaaaaaaataaaataaatatatatatattttttatttttttattttcatgcaTGTCAGGAGGAGGGCGGATCCAACTCCCTTCTATTTCTTAGTCTCtctatttctccaagttcctaCTTAGATTTGAGACATTTGTCAAAATTAAATATTAATGGATGAGATTtacttgaataaaataaagcccTAACCATAATTAAAGTACTTAATTCCTTCTTTTATTCATTCCCAAATAATACAATTATAGCTACACATTATTTAAGATTCCTTCTTTCTCTCTTGCAGTAATTTTCTTTCCAATCAATTCTAGCAGAGTTTTCTTTCGTAGTATTCATATGCATGTCTAAATGAATCAAATTTTATCCGAAGGTTTATTGGTACAAATGAAGGAGAAACATCCATATGTTAATTTTGAGATGTGACCACAAATCTACCATTGAAAAGTAGAAAGTAAGATACATGGTTCTGTTACGAATAAAGTTTAATTTTTCGGTTAAAATTAGATTGagtttttaaataattatttcaaaGTTTTTTTTAAAGGATAGTGAACTCcagaataatgaaaagaaaatTGTGAAATGAAAAGGTAAATTTACTACGGAAGATTgcaacttaaatttttaaaaggATTGACATGGTAAAAAATTTTGGGGATAACTTTTTGGTGCCAGAAATGGATTTTGTAGGAGGGAATatcaaaatttctgaaaattatATATGGAATATCTATTATTTAACCATAGTTAATGCCTTGTTTTAGTTAATTAAATCTAGACCATTAATTTTAAAATGGTATAGGTGTCTCCTGTCCAAGTAATaacttaaaaaaataataaaaaataaggaGGAGTCAAATCCGAGGAGGGCCAGGGagattttctttttgttttataCCGCGTCCTTCCATTCTGTGGGGTTAGGGATAGGGAGTGTGGGTAAAGCAGAGAGGGACAGCGACAGATGCAATATAGTTCGAACCGAGTATAATTTATTATTACTAGAGTATCAAATAATACTAAATTACGTGCTACTAATTGTAAAAGTGTAATAAATCAAATGGTgagaatataaatatttaaatcccGAATCCGCTTTTAAAAAAGGTGTTGGTGCTTACCAATTTCTTTCTCTGTCAACTTGGTCAAATTCAATGCTCTTATCAACAATTCGATTATCTCCTTTGGCAGTTCTGTAACGagatatggatatccatatttgATTGTGAATCATTCTTGAGAGTAGAAATGGGAATATAATAAACTTTACAATATCCTTCTGCTTTTCATCTTTGCTCAAGAAGAATGAGTGTATGCTATGAGCCACGAATGGTGCCAAAACCACATACTTCAGTCAGAAAAAATAAAAAGCTGTTAGGGGTAtgaaaaattatattaattacaTACATAATTCATGCTAGCATTTACTTTCCGAAAAGAATTGAAAAGAAGAAACAAGTTAGAATAGAGTCACAAAATTGAAAATGACAAAACATTGTATCACGTGTTAAGTATGAGACAAACCCGATAGAGCCTTAGATATTTTCTAACACAAAGCATAAATATATGGAGTATATGAAATAACActcaaataattttaaattttaaattcataATTTTAAAAGTTCAATAAATTTAATGAAAAGAATGTAAAAGTTGAACTTATCAAATTTGAATTATGAATCGCCCCCTACACTAATATATCTCTATTTATTTGTTTGATGCATTGAAGGAACATATTTTCCTCACAGAAGAGGAGGAGAAGAAGGAGGAGATTCATTAGCAACAACAATCCACTAAAATTCCACCAGCAAGATCTGGGGAggatagagtgtacgcagaccttacccctacccggaGTAGGAGATTCATTAGCATAAATGTAATTATGCTCTAatataataaaaagaaaaaacataCAGGACTTTAAGAAAAACTATGAAAAATGAATCAATATGATTAGTATACCTTGAAATTGCCAAGCCATGTCCATGGCCATTCAGTGAGAATGCCTGGTTTAGATGCcatggatttttgttttggttttgCTAGCTTATCTTGTAAAGTAAGTAAGTAGTACAACTTCTTTCAGCTAGCTAGCTTTTTTCGCCTTCTGTCCTCTAATTGGGCTGCATTTTATAGATCCCTAAAAATGGAGCTGATGCCAGCATATTCAATATTTTACACTGTCTCAAAATTCTTTACTTATCACAAACCGCCATGTGTCCCCATCACATCACTTTTTTTCTCTAAAAAATTCAACACCCGGTGTTTAtactattaaaataatttaacttgatcttaaagttaaattatttggttTAAAGTAACCATCAGGTAAATTTCTTTTTACTACCGCATCTTCACTTGCCTGTGAACCAAACCAAGTTAATTTAGATATACTCTCTCCATTTTATTTTGTATCTTAGTTTGATTatgcatgaaatttaagaatatgaagacattttttttttattttggaatCTTAAATTAAACGTGCATATAGTAATATACTGAAGGTATTCTTTGAATATTATGGTCTAAACATGCCATTGCATTCCTATAAGGGACGATGTGTCAATAAggttaaataaaaaatactagaaTTAAAAACTTATATAAAAAATTAACATTCTTTTTTCAACAAACTAAGTAGTAAACAAAAAactaattaagacacataaataaaCTGAAACATGAAGAATAATTGAAGGCACACACATTAAAAAATTGGTAATTAATATGGCTAAATGGTAAAATGTTATGTTGAAAACATATGTGATGAATAGATTGATTAAATACAAATATCAGGTGCAGTGATTTCTTTTTCACCTAAAAGTATTGATCAACGGATTCAACATTGGTGGTCTTCGAACTTTATTACTGTAAGAGCTACATCACGTTGCAGCCGCTACTCCATTAATTTAAAGATAGACTAGACCCATGAGGTTCAACATAAGTAATTAATGTGTCACACCTAACAAGTATTCGAGCAATATTATGTGTTCCAGCACACATAATAGTTGGATATAATGTATGTTATTAGTTATATAAAGTGCGAGAAATCAACAACCCGAGCTACTAATATTATGGCTCACTTCAACCTGCAATAAGAGGAAAACGTCCTACTTTCAAATATGTTTTTTT
The DNA window shown above is from Nicotiana tomentosiformis chromosome 8, ASM39032v3, whole genome shotgun sequence and carries:
- the LOC104084731 gene encoding very-long-chain aldehyde decarbonylase CER1-like, producing the protein MASKPGILTEWPWTWLGNFKYVVLAPFVAHSIHSFFLSKDEKQKDIVKFIIFPFLLSRMIHNQIWISISRYRTAKGDNRIVDKSIEFDQVDRERNWDDQIIFNGLLFYYGYMKLEQSHHIPFWRTDGIILTALIHIGPVEFLYYWLHRSLHHHFLYSRYHSHHHSSIVTEPITSVIHPFAEHVAYFALFAIPMLTAVLTGTASIVALGGYITYIDFMNNLGHCNFELIPKWIFSVFPPLKYLMYTPSYHSLHHTQFRTNYSLFMPMYDYIYNTLDKSSDTLYEKSLERVGESPDVVHLTHLTTAESIYHLRLGFASLASEPHTSKWYFPVMWPITLWSTMFTWFYGHAFIVERNIFKNLKLQTWIVPKYRVQYFMPWQRESISNLMEKAIKEADQKGVKVLTLGLLNQELLNMNGEQYIKRNPELKVKLVDGSSLAVAVVLNSIPKGTTQVVLGGHLSKVAYFIALALCKDGIQVITLCENDYNMLKARLTPEAATNLATSISYTSKTWLVGDGLSEEQQLKAPKGTLFIPFSQFPPRKARKDCFYFHTPAMIAPKHLENVDSCENWLPRRVMSAWRIAGILHALEGWSEHECGDKMFDIEKAYKASLDHGFRPLTLTSATESKA